In Janibacter sp. CX7, a single genomic region encodes these proteins:
- a CDS encoding glycosyltransferase, which yields MAAIVPAKDEAERVAATVTALLSLADVDVVVVVDDGSTDATAAVAADAGAVVARHPANRGKAAALETGVARLVEHEQRTGGPEHVLLFADADLAGSAANLEPLLLPVLIGSADLTVANIPRSASSLGSGRVVRLARAQIEAMTGRVVEQPLNGMRALTRETFADATPLASGWGVEAAMLVDVLRAGRRVVEVPVELTHRRTGNDIKGRVHRAMQLRDVSTALLARRFLS from the coding sequence GTGGCCGCGATCGTCCCGGCCAAGGACGAGGCCGAGCGGGTCGCCGCGACGGTCACCGCGCTGCTCTCCCTCGCCGACGTCGACGTCGTGGTCGTCGTCGACGACGGCTCCACCGATGCGACCGCCGCCGTGGCGGCCGACGCGGGTGCCGTCGTCGCCCGCCACCCCGCCAACCGCGGCAAGGCGGCCGCCCTCGAGACCGGGGTGGCCCGGCTCGTCGAGCACGAGCAGCGCACCGGTGGACCGGAGCACGTGCTGCTCTTCGCCGACGCCGACCTGGCGGGGTCGGCGGCCAACCTCGAGCCGCTCCTGCTGCCCGTGCTCATCGGGTCGGCGGACCTCACGGTGGCCAACATCCCCCGCAGCGCCTCGTCGCTCGGCTCGGGCCGGGTCGTCCGGCTCGCTCGCGCCCAGATCGAGGCGATGACCGGGCGGGTCGTCGAGCAGCCGCTCAACGGCATGCGAGCCCTGACCCGCGAGACCTTCGCCGACGCGACTCCGCTCGCGAGCGGCTGGGGCGTCGAGGCGGCGATGCTCGTCGACGTGCTGCGCGCCGGGCGCCGGGTCGTCGAGGTCCCCGTCGAGCTGACCCACCGCCGCACGGGCAACGACATCAAGGGCCGCGTGCACCGAGCCATGCAGCTGCGCGACGTGTCGACGGCGCTGCTGGCCCGACGCTTCCTGTCGTGA